One Oryza brachyantha chromosome 3, ObraRS2, whole genome shotgun sequence DNA segment encodes these proteins:
- the LOC121053980 gene encoding protein MIZU-KUSSEI 1-like: MAPAVVPVEHGGGGDGGGGGGAEERAAGRSCHVAWLAWWERQVRCLVASTLLLRCQCHAALGSLSRPAGGAPAAVVRGTFFLPSAGDRRVRLFLHEHSAAPSPSPERPAQTILVLDLPAGLAGADIAAAGRIVLECQRQWSGAVDDCRGGGAGSLLDSPKWLVYCNGRRVGFAARREAPSDAEGWVLEKLWAVTAGAGRLPGGAGVEYLRGRFERTVASSDAESFHLVDPIGWLGFNGNDGLSIFFHRI; this comes from the coding sequence atggcgccggCTGTCGTGCCCGTcgaacacggcggcggcggcgacggaggaggtggaggcggagcggaggagagggcggcggggcggagctGCCACGTCGCGTGGCTGGCGTGGTGGGAGCGACAGGTCCGGTGCCTCGTCGCCTCCACGCTCCTGCTGCGGTGCCAGTGCCACGCCGCGCTCGGCAGCCtctcccggccggccggtggtgcgcccgccgccgtcgtccgcggcacgttcttcctcccctccgccggcgaccgccgcGTCCGCCTCTTCCTGCACGAGCACTCGGcggcgccctcgccctcgccggagCGCCCCGCGCAGACGATCCTCGTCCTTGACCTCCCCGCCGGTCTCGCCGGCGCGGACATTGCCGCGGCGGGGAGGATCGTGCTCGAGTGCCAGAGGCAATGGagcggcgccgtcgacgactgccgcggcggcggagccggcTCCCTCCTCGACTCGCCGAAGTGGCTGGTGTACTGCAACGGCCGGCGCGTGGGGTTCGCGGCGAGGCGGGAGGCGCCGTCGGATGCGGAGGGGTGGGTCCTCGAGAAGCTGTGGGCCGTCACCGCCGGAGCCGGGCGGcttcccggcggcgccggggtgGAGTACCTTCGCGGGAGGTTCGAGAGAACCGTTGCGTCGTCGGATGCGGAGTCGTTTCACCTCGTTGACCCCATCGGATGGCTGGGATTCAACGGCAATGACGGCCTCAGCATCTTCTTCCATAGGATATGA
- the LOC121053920 gene encoding STS14 protein-like has product MSMASASASQRQHRMATACFLAVAVLALWAAPTARGARPPPRAGAAARAQAQQQANASASAADEFLAPHNQARAAVGVAPLRWSGDLAAAAARTASQQQQRQARCGFADMAGSPYGANQGWASYPARPAEVVASWVAEGRFYTHANNSCAAGQQCGTYTQVVWRRTAELGCAQASCTAGTTLTICLYNPHGNVQGQSPY; this is encoded by the coding sequence ATGTCcatggcgtcggcgtcggcgtctcAGCGGCAGCACCGCATGGCCACGGCGTgcttcctcgccgtcgccgtgctcgCGCTGTGGGCGGCGCCGActgcgcgcggcgcgcggccgcctcctcgtgccggggcggcggcgcgggcgcaggcgcagcagcaggcgaacgcgtcggcgtcggcggcggacgagTTCCTGGCGCCGCACAACCAGGCGCGGGCCGCGGTCGGGGTGGCGCCGCTGCGGTGGAGCGGCgacctggcggcggcggcggcgaggacggcgtcgcagcagcagcagcggcaggcgCGGTGCGGGTTCGCCGACATGGCCGGGAGCCCCTACGGCGCGAACCAGGGGTGGGCGAGCTacccggcgcggccggcggaggtggtggcgtcgtgggtggcggaggggaggtTCTACACCCACGCCAACAACTCCTGCGCCGCGGGGCAGCAGTGCGGCACCTACACGCAGGTGGtgtggcggcgcacggcggagCTCGGCTGCGCGCAGGCCAGCTGCACCGCCGGCACCACGCTCACCATCTGCCTCTACAACCCGCACGGCAACGTGCAGGGCCAGAGCCCCTACTGA
- the LOC121053839 gene encoding zinc finger BED domain-containing protein RICESLEEPER 3-like, with the protein MVHGSEIVGNEMIHGNEMVVHDSVMIHGNEMAQENGFHGSAEMVQRSNMIHGNEIIRVNQPVNEAINGDKMAHGNELVVVEAAIPPTASRRRRKKSVVWEHFTIEEMPGGDSRASCNLCKQSFAYSSGSKISGTSHLKRHISLASCPVLKYEDRKLALPLATVTDNDGEGAAAAERPAKRRYRSTTGTFDQDRTCSNLAKMVILHGYPLHIAEQRGFTALIGSLQPRFRVVGVDTIEGQVHAVYQKEKKNLMQVFSTMPGRVSLTVGLWTTTQTLGYVSLAAQFIDTEWRVRRTMVNFTMVSSPHSENALSEAISTSLSDWNMKDRLFTITLDNDHSSHDIYSANLVDSLSKKGNLIIKGQLFVVRCYAHTLNAVAQDVVASIQGVIYHIRESIKFIKSDSVHEEKFAEIALLLEIPSAKTLCLDVTTQWNTTYLMLLAALDYQQVFKALETCDVNYNEAPSAEDWKKVEAACGYLNLLYDSAHNIMAAPNPTSNIFFHEAWKLQSELCNAIAHEDPTLRSIAKIMHERHDKYWKDCNLVLAIAVVMDPRFKMKLVEFSYSKIHGVEAAKHVKAVDDAVHDVYSEYAVQGEEADRDTHVSCRNTAAVSTPPNGDELLDFDVYLSEISVSRPSKSELDQYLEEALLPRVQELDVLEWWRLNTLKFPTLSKMARDVLAIPVSMASGGGSSIFSAAATGSRMLDDYRSSLRPETVEALFCAKDWLR; encoded by the coding sequence ATGGTGCATGGCAGTGAGATAGTTGGTAACGAGATGATCCATGGCAACGAGATGGTAGTTCATGACAGTGTGATGATCCATGGTAACGAGATGGCTCAGGAGAATGGGTTCCATGGAAGTGCTGAGATGGTTCAAAGGAGTAACATGATCCATGGCAATGAAATCATTCGAGTTAATCAACCAGTTAACGAGGCGATCAATGGTGATAAGATGGCCCATGGCAATGAATTGGTCGTCGTGGAGGCGGCGATTCCGCCAACCGCATCAAGACGCCGGAGGAAGAAGTCGGTGGTCTGGGAGCACTTCACGATTGAAGAAATGCCCGGGGGGGATTCACGGGCTTCCTGCAATCTATGCAAGCAATCCTTTGCATACAGCTCTGGCTCAAAAATTTCTGGGACCAGCCATCTCAAGAGGCACATCTCCCTGGCTTCATGTCCGGTGTTGAAGTATGAAGACAGGAAACTGGCACTGCCCTTAGCGACAGTAACTGACAATGATGGTGAGGGTGCTGCTGCAGCAGAACGTCCTGCTAAGAGGCGTTACAGATCTACCACCGGCACATTTGATCAGGATCGCACTTGCTCGAACCTGGCGAAGATGGTGATCTTGCATGGCTACCCACTACACATTGCTGAGCAGCGAGGCTTCACTGCGTTGATTGGGAGCCTGCAGCCTCGTTTCAGGGTGGTAGGTGTTGATACAATTGAGGGACAGGTGCATGCTGTTTATcagaaagagaagaagaacTTGATGCAGGTGTTCAGCACTATGCCTGGAAGGGTCAGCCTCACTGTAGGACTGTGGACAACCACCCAGACCCTTGGCTATGTTTCACTTGCAGCGCAGTTTATTGACACCGAGTGGAGAGTGCGTCGAACAATGGTTAACTTCACGATGGTGTCTTCGCCGCATTCAGAGAATGCACTTAGTGAAGCTATCAGTACAAGCCTCTCAGACTGGAACATGAAGGACAGGCTATTCACCATCACATTGGATAATGATCATTCGTCACATGATATCTACAGTGCAAACTTGGTAGACTCTCTATCCAAGAAGGGCAACCTCATCATCAAGGGCCAGTTGTTTGTTGTCAGGTGCTATGCACATACACTGAATGCAGTTGCTCAAGATGTTGTTGCTTCTATTCAGGGTGTGATTTATCATATCCGCGAAAGCATAAAGTTCATAAAATCTGATTCTGTCCACGAGGAGAAGTTTGCAGAGATTGCTCTGCTGTTGGAGATCCCCAGTGCAAAGACCCTTTGTCTGGATGTGACAACCCAGTGGAATACAACTTATCTTATGCTTCTGGCTGCATTGGATTATCAGCAGGTATTCAAAGCATTAGAGACTTGTGATGTTAACTACAATGAAGCACCGTCTGCAGAGGACTGGAAGAAGGTCGAGGCAGCATGCGGCTATCTGAATCTGCTCTATGATTCTGCACACAACATCATGGCTGCACCAAATCcaacttcaaatatatttttccatgAGGCATGGAAGCTTCAGTCAGAGCTCTGTAACGCCATCGCCCACGAAGATCCAACCCTCAGGAGCATTGCCAAAATCATGCACGAGAGGCACGACAAGTACTGGAAGGACTGCAACCTCGTGCTGGCCATCGCCGTTGTCATGGACCCGCGATTCAAGATGAAGCTCGTCGAGTTCAGCTACTCGAAAATCCATGGCGTTGAGGCCGCAAAGCATGTCAAGGCGGTGGATGATGCCGTCCACGATGTCTACAGCGAGTACGCCGTGCAAGGGGAAGAAGCCGATCGAGACACCCATGTAAGCTGCAGGAACACTGCTGCTGTGTCAACCCCACCCAACGGCGACGAACTCTTGGACTTCGACGTGTATCTCTCGGAGATTTCGGTGAGCAGGCCGTCGAAGTCTGAGCTAGATCAGTACCTGGAAGAAGCCCTGCTGCCTCGCGTCCAAGAGCTCGACGTCCTGGAGTGGTGGAGGCTCAACACGCTCAAGTTTCCGACGCTCTCCAAGATGGCTCGTGATGTACTGGCCATCCCGGTGTCCATGGcgagcggtggcggcagcTCCATCTtttcggcggcggcaaccggAAGCCGGATGCTCGATGACTACCGAAGCTCCCTGCGTCCTGAAACTGTGGAGGCTCTTTTCTGTGCGAAGGACTGGCTACGGTAG
- the LOC107303947 gene encoding zinc finger BED domain-containing protein RICESLEEPER 2, which yields MAEETGNDNQVVQGNEIVPSNEEAQADEVHGDELVPAEELTQGDEVQGNQLVSAEMSTPPTGTRRRRKKSLVWEHFTIEDVAGGATRACCKLCKQTFAYSSGSKIAGTSHLKRHITLGSCPKIKNQEHKLALTPAGGTDNDGEGTAERPSKRRYRYTGYANAAFDQDRSCSYLAKMIILHDYPLHIVQQQAFTTFIDSLQPRFRVVDVETMEGEVYAVYQKEMENLMQAFNTMPGRISLTIGLWTTSQTLGYVSLAGQFIDSEWKIHRRMLNFMMVSSPHSENALSEAISTSLSDWNMKDKLFTITLDNDCSSHDIYSANLRDHLSNKNNLMLKGQLFVVRCYAHILNAVAQDIIASIHGVIYNIRESIKFIKASPSREEKFAEIALQLEIPSTKTLCLDVTTQWNTTYLMLLAALDYKQAFSTLETSDDNYNEAPSPEDWKKVEAACNYLKLLYDSAHSIMAAANPTSNIFFHEAWKLQLELANATGHEDPVFSSIAKDMHERFDKYWKDCNLVLAIAVVMDPRFKMKLVEFSYSKIYGVEAAKYVKVVDDAVHELYKEYVAQPLPLTPAYVEQGEGNNAAANEDSNQAAAPSTGDGLVDFDMYLSEIATSQPTKSELEQYLDESLTPRIQEFDILNWWKLNTLKFPTLSKMARDILAIPMSMVSSGSSIFSAGTGSRMLDDYRSSLRPEIVEALVCAKDWLQYTPATPETPSTALVKMDAAP from the coding sequence ATGGCTGAGGAAACTGGCAATGACAACCAGGTAGTTCAAGGCAACGAGATTGTTCCAAGCAATGAAGAAGCTCAAGCTGACGAAGTTCACGGTGATGAATTGGTACCTGCAGAGGAGTTAACTCAAGGTGACGAGGTCCAAGGAAATCAATTGGTCAGTGCTGAGATGAGTACCCCTCCAACAGGAACGAGACGCCGCAGGAAGAAGTCTCTAGTGTGGGAGCACTTCACTATTGAAGATGTCGCTGGAGGAGCTACACGGGCGTGCTGCAAACTGTGCAAGCAAACTTTTGCTTACAGCTCTGGTTCTAAGATTGCAGGGACTAGTCATCTCAAGAGGCACATTACCTTGGGTTCATGTCCTAAAATCAAAAACCAAGAGCACAAGCTAGCATTGACTCCAGCAGGAGGGACTGACAATGATGGTGAGGGTACTGCAGAGCGCCCATCTAAGAGGCGTTACAGATATACTGGCTATGCAAATGCTGCTTTTGATCAAGACCGCAGTTGCTCATATCTGGCGAAGATGATCATTTTGCATGACTACCCGCTTCACATTGTTCAACAGCAAGCCTTCACTACCTTTATTGACAGTCTGCAGCCTCGTTTCAGAGTTGTAGATGTTGAGACAATGGAGGGGGAGGTGTATGCTGTTTACCAGAAAGAAATGGAAAATCTCATGCAAGCATTCAATACTATGCCTGGAAGGATCAGCCTCACTATTGGATTGTGGACAACTAGCCAAACTCTTGGTTATGTTTCACTTGCTGGGCAGTTTATTGACTCTGAGTGGAAGATACATCGAAGGATGCTAAACTTCATGATGGTGTCTTCTCCTCATTCAGAAAATGCACTTAGTGAAGCTATTAGTACAAGCCTTTCAGACTGGAATATGAAGGACAAGTTATTCACTATCACACTGGACAACGATTGCTCCTCACATGATATATACAGTGCGAATCTGAGGGATCATCTCTCCAACAAGAACAATCTCATGCTTAAGGGCCAACTGTTTGTTGTTAGGTGTTATGCCCATATCCTGAATGCAGTTGCTCAGGATATTATTGCTTCAATTCATGGTGTCATCTATAATATCCGTGAAAGCATTAAGTTCATAAAAGCTTCTCCTAGCCGTGAGGAGAAGTTTGCAGAGATTGCTTTGCAGCTAGAGATCCCAAGTACCAAGACCCTTTGTCTGGATGTTACGACACAGTGGAACACTACCTATCTCATGCTGCTGGCTGCATTGGATTATAAGCAGGCCTTTTCTACTCTAGAGACAAGTGATGATAACTACAATGAGGCACCATCCCCGGAGGACTGGAAAAAGGTTGAGGCTGCCTGCAACTACCTGAAGTTATTGTATGACTCAGCACATAGCATCATGGCTGCAGCAAATCCAACTTCAAATATCTTTTTCCATGAGGCATGGAAACTTCAGCTCGAGCTGGCAAATGCCACCGGGCATGAAGACCCTGTTTTCAGCAGTATCGCCAAGGATATGCACGAGAGGTTCGACAAGTACTGGAAAGACTGCAACCTTGTGTTAGCTATTGCTGTTGTGATGGATCCACGCTTCAAGATGAAGCTTGTTGAGTTCAGTTACTCGAAAATTTATGGTGTTGAAGCTGCGAAGTATGTTAAGGTGGTGGATGATGCTGTCCATGAGCTTTACAAGGAGTATGTTGCACAGCCTCTCCCCTTGACACCGGCCTATGTTGAGCAAGGGGAAGGTAATAATGCAGCTGCTAATGAGGATAGTAATCAAGCAGCTGCTCCTTCAACAGGCGATGGGCTTGTGGACTTTGATATGTACCTTTCTGAGATAGCTACAAGCCAGCCAACAAAATCTGAGCTGGAACAGTACCTGGATGAGTCCCTCACTCCACGCATCCAGGAATTCGACATTCTGAACTGGTGGAAGCTCAACACTCTGAAGTTCCCAACTCTCTCAAAGATGGCCCGGGATATATTGGCCATTCCTATGTCGATGGTGAGCAGTGGCAGCTCTATCTTCTCTGCTGGGACAGGAAGCCGCATGCTTGATGACTACAGGAGCTCACTGCGTCCAGAAATCGTGGAGGCGCTTGTCTGTGCCAAAGACTGGCTTCAGTACACACCAGCTACACCGGAGACGCCAAGTACCGCACTGGTCAAGATGGACGCAGCACCATAG
- the LOC102705989 gene encoding GRF-interacting factor 1 — MQQQHLMQMNQGMMGGYASPTTVTTDLIQQYLDENKQLILAILDNQNNGKVEDCARNQAKLQHNLMYLAAIADSQPPQTAAMSQYPSSLMMQSGPRYMPQQSAQMMAPQSLMAARSSMMYAQPALSPLQQQQQAAAAHGQLGMGSGGTTSGFSILHGEASMGGGGGPGSGGAGNNMMNAGVFSDFGRGGGGGSGGKEGSTSLSVDVRGANSGAQSGDGEYLKGTEEEGS; from the exons atgcagcagcaacacctgATGCAGATGAACCAGGGCATGATGGGGGGCTATGCTTCCCCTACCACTGTCACCACTGATCTCATTCAGCAG TATCTGGACGAGAATAAGCAGCTGATCCTGGCTATCCTTGACAACCAAAACAATGGGAAGGTGGAGGATTGTGCACG GAACCAAGCTAAGCTCCAGCACAACCTCATGTAtctcgccgccatcgccgacagCCAGCCGCCGCAGACGGCCGCCATGTCGCAG TATCCGTCGAGCCTGATGATGCAGTCCGGGCCGCGGTACATGCCGCAGCAGTCGGCGCAGATGATGGCGCCGCAGTCGCTGATGGCGGCGCGGTCGTCGATGATGTACGCGCAGCCGGCGCTGTCGCcgctccagcagcagcagcaggcggcggcggcgcacgggcaGCTGGGCATGGGATCCGGGGGCACCACCAGCGGGTTCAGCATCCTCCACGGCGAGGCCagcatgggcggcggcggcgggccgggcagcggcggcgccgggaacAACATGATGAACGCCGGCGTCTTCTCCGACttcggacgcggcggcgggggtggcagcggcggcaaggAGGGGTCCACCTCGCTGTCCGTCGACGTCCGGGGCGCCAACTCCGGCGCCCAGAGCGGCGACGGGGAGTACCTCAAGGGCACCGAGGAGGAAGGCAGCTAG